In Balearica regulorum gibbericeps isolate bBalReg1 chromosome 2, bBalReg1.pri, whole genome shotgun sequence, one DNA window encodes the following:
- the MAL2 gene encoding protein MAL2, which translates to MLPRGASSMPPPPNPAAYFPPPRVTLPSGLEILRTYSGAVIFLEILFGTIVWILVASTRVPLPLLQGWVMFVAVTAWFLSIVFLCVFLFGYANRIAVNWNQTDFLFHGATFVFYFGAFLLQAATTSLHHFPSKFNSTTQEKILSDHEYNISIAASIFAFATAVCYGCSTALALRRWRL; encoded by the exons ATGTTGCCCAGGGGAGCCTCGTCTATGCCGCCACCTCCCAACCCCGCTGCCTACTTCCCGCCCCCCCGGGTTACTTTGCCCTCCGGCCTAGAGATCCTGCGCACCTACTCGGGAGCCGTCATCTTCCTGGAGATC CTGTTTGGAACGATAGTCTGGATTTTGGTAGCTTCTACCCGAGTTCCACTGCcactgctgcagggatgggTAATGTTTGTAGCAGTGACTGCGTGGTTCCTGTCCATTGTGTTCCTGTGTGTGTTCCTCTTTGGTTATGCAAATAGAATTGCTGTCAACTGGAACCAGACG gattttcttttccatggggctacttttgtcttttattttggaGCTTTTCTACTGCAAGCAGCAACTACATCTCTGCATCACTTTCCCAGCAAATTCAATTCCACCACACAAGAGAAGATTCTATCTGATCATGAATATAACATAAGCATAGCAGCATCG ATTTTTGCCTTTGCAACAGCTGTTTGTTACGGttgcagcacagccctggcatTAAGGAGATGGAGGCTATAG